The Streptomyces taklimakanensis nucleotide sequence GTCCTGCACCGGAACGACGCCGGGTTCCGGCTCGCGCTCCCCGAGGGCACCCGGCCGGCGGCCCGGAACGGCGACGGGCAGTACGTCTTCACGCCGGGCGGTTCCGGCATCGAGGTCGTGGTCGTGCCCGGCCGGGACACCACGGAGCGGTACGGCGACGACCCGATGGCGTACCTCACGGGCGAGCAGCGGGAGTTGGACGCCTACCGGGCCGCCGACTGGGCCACCAGTTCGGGGATGCGGCGGATAGAGGTCGGCCGGACGGTCATGGCCGAGGGCCGGTTCAGCTGGCGCGACGGACACGGCGACACCTATGCGCGGGACCGGGCGATCATCGTGGACGGCCGCTACCACACGGTGCTGGTCCGAGGCCCGGAGAGCCGCGAGGACGACATCGACCGCCTCTTCGAGGACATCGCGGACACCTACCGCTTCACCGGCTGACGCCCCCGCCCCCGAGACGGCCGGGGCGGAGACGGGACACGGTGATGTCACGGCTCGGCACCCGATCCGAACGCGGGTGGCGCACCGGCAAGGGCGCACGGTAGTGATGGGCGCATGACCTACGAGGACCGGGGGCGCGAGCCCACCAGCTACGACCTGCAACCGCCCGTGGCCCCGGGACGGCCGGCCGGCGGCCCCGGTGCCGTCGGCGACCGACACGACGCCCCCACGCGGACGGTCTCGGGGCACCCCGAGCCCTCCGGACCCCCGACCGCCCCCGGACGGCCCGCGCCGTCCGGACGGCCCCCGCGTCCGGCACCGCCGACGGGCCACGCCGACCCCGGGCAGCGCCCCGCCGGCCCGGACGGGGAACGGGTCGTCGGCGGACGCTACCGGCTGGTCTCACGGCTCGGCCACGGGGGCATGGGCACCGTCTGGCTCGCCCACGACGAGGTCGTGGGGCGCGACGTGGCCGTCAAGGAGCCGCGCCTGCCCGACCACCTCACCGAGGCCGAGCGGCAGACGGCCTACCAGCGGATGCGCCGTGAGGCCCGCGCCGCCGCCGGCATCGACCACCCGTCCGTCGTCACCGTCCACGACGTGGTGGTCGAGGACGGCCGCCCCTGGATCGTGATGGAGCTGGTCCGCGGCCGTTCCCTGGCCGACGTGCTCTCCGAGGGCACCGTCGAGCCGAAGGAGGCGGCCCGCGTCGGGCTGGCCGTCCTGGGGGCGCTGGCCTCCGCGCACGAGGCGGGCGTGCTCCACCGGGACGTCAAGCCCGACAACGTCCTGCTGGGGCAGCACGGGAGGGTGGTCCTCACCGACTTCGGCATCGCCCAGGTCGAGGGCGAACGGAAGCTCACCGAGACGGGTGCCTTCGTCGGCTCGCCCGAGTACATCGCGCCCGAGCGCGTCCTGGGCCGGCGGGCGGGGCCGGAGTCCGACCTGTGGTCGCTGGGCGTGGTGCTGTACGCGGCGGTGGAGGGCATGTCGCCGTTCCGTCGCTCCACCGCCCCCGCCACGCTCCAGGCCGTCCTCTCCGCCGAGCCGCAGGTCCCGGCCCGCGCGAGCGGCGCCCTGGGCGCGCTGATCATGCGGTTGTTGCGCAAGGACCCGGCCGCCCGCCCGGACGCCGGCGAGGTGCGCCAGGACCTGGAGAGTGTCGCCCGTCCGCACCGTCCGTCGGCAGCGGCCCGGGCGCCGGGCGGCGGTCGGCTGCGCGGGGTGGGTCGGGCGCTGCGCACCAGCCGCTCGGCGCAGGCGGGCACGGGCGGTGCCGTCGCGGTGGTCCTGGCGGTGGTGCTGGCGCTGCTGTGGCCCGTCGACGACGGGCTGCCGGACGGCTGGCGGACGTACGACGAGACGAGGCTGGTGGGCGCGTCGCTGGCGGCGCCGTCGGACTACACGCGCTCGGTGAACGACAACCGGGTGACGCTGACCTCGCCGGACAAGACCTTCGTCGTCTGGATCCAGCGGGAGAGGGACAACTGGGCCAGCCCGTTGGGCGAGGCCAACGAGCAGTTGGAGTTCTACCGGGACAAGCCGTACGACAGCGACATGGAGGAGGTCGAGGGCCGGGTCGTGGAGAAGGAGTACCGGGGCCGGCCGCGGGCCGCGGAGCTGTCGGTGACGTACCGGCCCAGGAACGACGAGGAGGCCGCCCGGCTCCGGCGCCGGGAGTTCCACTACGTCAGCCCCGAGGCCGTGAGCTGGCGCCTGGTGGTGCAGATGCCCGCGGCGGGGCAGAGCGGGAGGACGGGCGAGGAGATGTACGAGCGGATCGTGGCGCACCTGGAGCTCGACCGGGGGGAGTGACCGGCGCCCGACCCCGCGCCGGCGGCGCCCGCCCACATACGCGCCAGTGATCACTGGCAGGTTGCGTGAAAAGTGGTTACCGATGGGTACCCAGCGCGTTTCCCACGGCTTACGCTCCGCCCTATGACGGATTCGCCAGCCACCGCCGCCGCCGGGCCGGACCGGACGGGCCGGCCGCCTCGCACCGAACCCGCGGAGCCCGCCGGAGCCCCCGGGGCCGGGCCCGCGGCACCCACGACGGTCGACAACCCGGTCGCCGCCACCCCCGCCGGCGCGCGCGCCGCCGCGGACGTGGTGACCGACGAGCTGGTCGCCCGACTGACGCGGGACGTCGCCGGCAGCGGTGCCACCGCCTGCCACACCCCGTTCACCGGGGAGCGACTGGCCGCCCTGCCGGAGTCCTCGCCGGCGGACGTCGCCGAGGCGTTCGCCCGCGCCCGCGCGGCACAGCGGGCCTGGGCCGCCCGTCCCGTGCGGGAGCGCGCGGCCGTCCTGCTGCGCTTCCACGACCTGCTGCTGCGCCGCCAGTCCGAGGTGCTGGACCTGGTCCAGTTGGAGACCGGCAAGGCCCGGCTGCACGCGCACGAGGAGGTCCAGGCGGTCGCCGTCGCCGCCCGGCACTACGGCCGGAAGGCCGCCGCCTACCTGCGCGCCCGACGCCACACGGGAGCCATCCCCGTCCTGACCCGGGTGCGCGAACTGCGCGTGCCGCGCGGCGTGGTCGGGCAGATCGCGCCCTGGAACTACCCGCTGGAGCTGTCCGTCGGCGACGCCCTGCCCGCCTTCGCCGCGGGCAACGCCGTGGTGATGAAGCCCGACACCGAGACCGCGCTGACCGCCCTGTGGGCGCGCGACGTGCTGGTGGAGGCGGGGCTGCCCGCCGACGTCTGGCAGATCGTCATCGGCGAGGGACCGGTCGTCGGCCCGGCGGTCGTCGACCACGCCGACTACGTCTCCTTCACCGGCTCCACCCGCACCGGCCGCGAGGTCGCCCAGCGCGCCGCGTTCCGCCTGGTCGGCTGCTCGCTGGAACTGGGCGGCAAGAACGCCATGCTCGTCCTGGAGGACGCCGACCTGGAGCGGGCGGTGGACGGCGCCGTGCGCGGGGCGTTCTCCTCGGCCGGCCAGTTGTGCATCTCCATCGAACGGCTCTACGTCCACGCCTCGATCGCCGACGCCTTCACCGAGCGCTTCGTCGCCCGCGCCCGTGCCCTGCGCCTGGGAACCGCGCTCGCCTACGGCGCCGACCTGGGCTCGTTGGTCTCCGAGCGCCAGTTGGAGACCGTCATCCGGCACGTGGCGGACGCGGTCGCCAAGGGCGCGAAGGTGCTGACGGGCGGCCGGCCGCGCCCGGACGTCGGCCCGCTGTTCCACGAGCCGACCATCCTGGAGGGCGTCACCTCCTCGATGGCCGTCTGCGCCGAGGAGACCTTCGGTCCCGTCGTCGCGATCCACCGCTTCACCGACGAGGACGAGGCCGTCGAGCTGGCCAACGCCACGCCCTACGGACTCAACGCCAGCGTCTGGACGAGGAACGCCCGGCGGGGGCGCGCGATCGCCGCCCGGCTGCGCACCGGCACGGTCAACGTCAACGAGGGCTACGCCGCCGCGTACGGCAGCGTCCAGGCGCCGATGGGCGGCATGGGCGACTCCGGGGTGGGGCGCCGCCACGGCTCGGAGGGCATCCTCAAGTACACCGAGGCCCAGACCATCGCCCACCAGCGCCTGATGCCCATGGCGCCGTCGTTCGGCATGGACGACGAGCGGTACGCGGCGTTCATGAACCTCTCGCTGCGCGCGCTGAAGGCGTTCCGTTTCCGCTGACCCCCTTTCCGCCGCCCCCTTTCCGCCGCCCCCTTTCCGCCGACGCCACCACCCGTCAGAGCCCGTCCGCGGCTTCCTCCCTTCCCCGCCACACGAACGAGTCGCACCGCCGGAGGTACCCCCGTGTCCCGTCCCCAGGACAGAGCAACGGAAAAGCAGTCGGAGTCGGCGTACGACTACGACGTGATCGTCGTCGGCTCCGGCTTCGGCGGCTCGGTGTCGGCGCTGCGGCTGACCGAGAAGGGCTACCGCGTCGGCGTGCTGGAGGCCGGTCGCCGCTTCACCCGCCAGACGCTGCCGAAGACCTCCTGGGACCTGCGGAACTACCTGTGGGCCCCGGCGCTGGGCCTGTACGGCATCCAGCGCATCCACCTGATGGACAAGGTGATGATCCTGGCCGGCGCCGGGGTGGGCGGCGGGTCGTTGAACTACGCCAACACCCTCTACGTGCCGCCGCCCGCCTTCTTCACCGACCGCCAGTGGGGCCACATCACCGACTGGCAGGAGGAGCTGGCCCCCTACTACGACCAGGCCACACGCATGCTGGGGGTGCGGCTCAACCCGACCACGACCCCCTCCGACGTCCATCTGAGGGCCGCCGCCGAGAAGATGGGCGTGGGCGACACCTTCCACCTCGCCCCCGTCGGCGTCTTCTTCGGCGACGGCGAGGACGCCGGGGGGAAGGCGCGGGCCGAACCGGGCGAGGAGGTCCCCGACCCCTACTTCGGCGGCGCGGGCCCCTCCCGCCGCGCCTGCACCGAGTGCGGCGAGTGCATGACCGGCTGCCGGCACGGCGCCAAGAACTCCCTCACCGAGAACTACCTGTACCTGGCGGAGAAGGCCGGTGCGACCATCCATCCGATGACCACCGTCACCGAGATCGCCGAGGACGGCGAGGGCGGCTTCACCGTCACCACCGTGCCGACCGCCCGACGCCGTCGGGGCGGGCGGACGGTGCTCCGTTGCGAGCGGGTCGTCGTCGCCGCCGGCACCTACGGCACCCAGACCCTGCTGCACCGGATGCGCGACACCGGCGTGCTGCCGCGGATCTCCCCGAAGCTGGGCGAGTTGACCCGCACCAACTCCGAGGCCCTGGTGGGATCGTTGACCACCGAGCGCCGCTACCGGAAGAAGTACGGGCCCGACGCGACGTTGGACTTCACCAGGGGCGTGGCCATCACCTCGTCCATCCACCCGAACGAGAACACCCACATCGAGCCGGTGCGCTACGGCAAGGGCTCCAACGCGATGGGCATGCTGTCCGTCATCCAGGTGCCGCACGGCGGACGCCTGCCCAAGCCGCTGGCCCTCGTCGCACAGTGCCTGCGCCACCCGGTGCAGACACTGCGGGCGCTCTCCAACCGCCGGTGGTCGGAGCGGACGATCATCGGCCTGGTGATGCAGACGCTGGACAACTCCCTGACCACCTACCGCAGGACCAGGGGGCCGGGGAAGGGCCTGCTCACCGCCCGGCAGGGGCACGGCGCGCCCAACCCCGACCACATCCCCGAAGGGGCCGAGGCCGCGCGGCTCGTCGCCGAGGACATCAACGGTTTCCCGGGGACGAACGTCGGGGAGCTGATGGGCACCCCGCTCACCGCGCACTTCCTGGGCGGCTGCCCCATCGGGGCGTCCGCCGAGGAGGGCGTCATCGACCCCTACCACCGGCTCTACGGCCACCCCGGCATCTCGGTGGTGGACGGCGCCGCCGTCTCCGCCAACCTCGGCGTCAACCCGTCCCTGACCATCACCGCCCAGGCCGAGCGGGCCATGTCCCTGTGGCCCAACAAGGGCGAGCCCGACCCCCGCCCCGCGCAGGGCACGGGCTACGTACGGGTGCCCGTCGTCGCGCCGCGCCGCCCGGCGGTGCCCGAGGAGGCGTTCGCCGCGCTGCGGCTGCCGCTGCTGCCCGTTCCGGCGGTGCCGCCGAGGAAGGCGGAGCCGGCCGGGGCCGGGGAGGCGGAGCCGGCCGGGACGTGAACCGCGTCCGTCCGGACGCGGCGGAGGAGCGGGACGGGCGCGCCGTCACACGGTGGCGGAGGTGCCCGTCCCGGATCCGCCCCGGCGCCGCACGCCGTACACGGCGCCGGCGCCCAGCGCCACGGCCGCGGCGCCCGTGAGGGCGAGCACCGGCAGCGCGGGGGACGAACCCGTCTCGGCGAGCTCGCCCTCGAACTCCAGGGCCGCGTCCCGCTCCTCGACGTGCACGGGCCTGACCGGCAGCTTCCGCTCGCCGCGGGTCTGCGGTCCGGCGGCGTTGCCGCTGGGTTTCCGGCCGGCCGGAACGATCTCGAAGGAGTAGACGTCGCCGATCGGGCCCTGGGAACAGGTCTCGTCGTCCTCGTTGAGGTAGAAGGCGTAGCCCATCACGATGCCGATCGAGCCGGGGGCGTCGGCGTCGGCCCGCAGCCGCAGCCGGAGGGTGACGGTCTCCCCGGCCCCGATCGAGCCGTGTCCGACGAAGCCGTATCCGGGGGTGAGGAAGTCCTCGACGGGGACGTCCCGCCACCGGCCGGTGGCGTCCTCGACCTGGAGGGACAGATGGGGGGTCGCGTCGCCGGCGTCGGACTCGGCGTGCAGGAAGACGTGCGCCTGGGCGAAGGCGCGGTCGGTGTCCGAGCCGTTCCGCACGCTCAGCGAGAAGGGCTGCCAACCGCTGCCCGCGGCGATCTGCTCGGGCAGGCCGTCGACGGAGGAGGCGAAGTCCGGGTCCTCGCCGGTGATCTCGCACTCCTCGACCGGCCACAGGCCGTCCTCGGGCTCCTCCTCGCCGGGTTCCTCCGGCTCCTCCCCGCCGGGCTCCCCGGGCTCTCCGGACTCCTCGGGCTCTCCGGACTCCTCGGGCTCTCCGGACTCCTCGGGCTCCCCGAACTCCTCACCGTCCCGGTCCTTCGGCGCGTCGGCACCCGGGCCCTCGGTCTCCCGCTCGCCCGGAACCTCGGGCCCGGAGCCGCCGGGGTCGACGGGACCGTCCGGCCCGGCCCCGGACGGCGTCCCGGTCGGCGTTTCGGCCGGTGTTTCGGTCGGCGTCTCGGGTTCCGTGCCGCCGGGCTCTCCGGAGGCGTCCCGCCCACCGGTGTCCGGCTCGCCGGTGGGTGCGTCCAGGGTGGGGGCGGGGCTCCGGTCCGCGCCGCCGTCGGCGTGCGCCGCGGGGGTCGCCATCAGGACGGCGGGAGCGATGACGGCCGTGGTGGCGGCGGCCGCGAGGGCGCGACGAAGCTTCACGGTTGACCTCAAGTGGTGTGAGGCGACAGGGAGGCGGAGGGCCCTCGCACACCGGACGCGTCGGGCCAGCATCAGAGTAGAGGCGGAGCGGGACCTTCCGCGGGAGTGTTCCCGAGTGCCCGCCCGTGCCCCCGACCGGATCGGCGCGTCATAACGGACGGAAGCGAGCAGTTGCCCACGCTCGCCCGGGTTTCGGTGTGGCCCATATCACCAAGCCGCGTCGTCGAGGGGCCTCCGTCCGGGCGGGCACGCGGCCGAGCGCCGGAGGGGAAGGGCCCCGGGCGCCGGCTGGGTGGGGTGGCCGGTGCCCGGGGCCCTCGGGCCAGCGTCGGCGTCAGGGCTTCGCCAACGCTGAGGCGGCGCCGGGGGAACGCCGCGGGGGATGGTCCCTCTCGTCGTGGGTCCGGGTGCGGGACCCACTTCGCATCGTCGTGGAACGGCCGCCACCGCGCAACCGTTCCGACCCGAACCGGTCGCCCTCTCCCCAAGCTGTCCGGAACCGGTTCACTTCCTGTTCGAGCGGGTGGGGCCGGAAGCCGGAAGCCGGAAGCCGGTGGGAGGAGGGGGGAGCGGTCGGTCCACGGCGTCCCGCGGACCGACCGCCGATGTCGTGACCGGGCTGCTGTCCCCTGCCGTCCGGTCACCGCGCCGGAGCGAGGTCCCACGACGTCCGGTCCTCACCTCCCGAGGGAGGACGACGTCTCATCGCTCCGGCACTCTCCCCACGGCCTCCGGGCGCCCGGTCGGCTCTGGGGTCGTCCGGTCCAACGAGGGCTCCGCGCGGCGGTAACGTGCCGTACGGGTGATGACGGTCCGTGACGCCCGGCCGGTGTGGCGGAGGACCGGCCCGACGGCACGGTCACACGCGGCCGCGGCAGAGCTCCAGCAGGGTCATGGCCAGGGAGGTGCCCGGCCTGCCCAGCCGCTCGCGGTAGTGGGTGAGGACCTCCATCTCGCGGGAGAGGTTCACGCGGCGCCCGCCCGCCTCGATCCGGGTCCGTTGGATGCGGGCGGAGACCTCCACACGTTCCCGGATCAGCTCGATGATCCGGCGGTCCAGGTCGTCGATCCGGTCGCGGTCCCCGGCGATCCGCTCCTCGGGACCGGCGGCGTCGACGCCGGGGTCCGGGCGCGCGCCCCGATCCGCCGCGGCCGTGGTGGTGGCCGCGGTGGTGGGGGTGGTGGCGGTGGTGGTGACGGTTGTCGTGGTGGTCATGGCCTTGACGTCCCTCCGGGGATCGCGCGCCGCGGACCGGCCGGTGCCCGGGGACGGAGCGAACGACAGGCGCCCCGGGCCTGACCGGCCCGGGGCGCCTGGGTGAGTCGCTCGTCAGTGCGTGCGCGCAGCGACACCATGGCAGCCGGCCGGGCCGGTGCCATAGGTAAACCAGAACTGGGTCTGCGCGAACATGCGCACCAGTATGCCCCGGGCCGTCCGCCGCGGCCGGCGCGGGCCGGATCGTGAGACGGCCGGGCGTTCGGGACGCCCCCGGTAGACTGGAGGTTCCCAGCCAGATCCCCGCCGAAAGGCAGCCTGCCCCGTGGCACCAGAGCCCACCGAGCCCACCGCCGCCCCGGACACCGTCCTCGTCGTCGACTTCGGCGCGCAGTACGCCCAGCTCATCGCCCGTCGCGTCCGTGAGGCCCGGATCTACAGCGAGATCGTGCCGTCCACCATGCCGGTGGAGGAGATGCTCGCCAAGGACCCGAAGGCGATCATCCTCTCCGGCGGGCCCGCGTCCGTCTACGCCGAGGACGCGCCCGGCATCGACCGGGCGCTGTTCGAGGCCGGTGTCCCCGTCTTCGGCATGTGCTACGGCTTCCAGCTCATGGCCCAGGCGCTGGGCGGCACGGTGGACAACACCGGGCGCCGCGAGTACGGCGGCACCCCGCTGACCGTCACCAAGCCCGGTTCCACCCTCTTCGAGGGCACTCCCGTCGAGCAGTCGGTGTGGATGTCGCACGGCGACGCCTGCTCGGCCGCTCCCGAGGGCTTCGCCGTCACCGCCGCCACCGACGGTGTCCCGGTCGCGGCCTTCGAGAACGACGAGCGCAGGCTCTACGGCGTGCAGTACCACCCCGAGGTGATGCACTCCACCCACGGCCAGCAGGTCCTGGAGCACTTCCTCTACCGGGGCGCCGGGCTGCGGCCGACCTGGACGGCCGCGAACGTCGTCGAGGAGCAGGTCGCCGCCATCCGCGCGCAGATCGGCACCAAGCGTGCCATCTGCGGGCTGTCCGGCGGCGTGGACTCCGCGGTGGCCGCCGCCCTCGTCCAGAAGGCCATCGGTTCCCGGCTGACCTGCGTCTACGTGGACCACGGCCTGATGCGCAAGGGCGAGTCCGAGCAGGTCGAGAAGGACTTCGTGGCCGCCACCGGCGTCCAGCTCAAGGTCGTGGACGCCGAGAAGCGCTTCCTGGACGCGCTGGCGGGCGTCTCCGACCCGGAGCAGAAGCGCAAGATCATCGGCCGGGAGTTCATCCGCGTCTTCGAGCAGGCCGCGAGCGAGATCGTCGCCGAGGCCGGCTCCGGCGACGACGCCGTGGAGTTCCTGGTGCAGGGGACCCTCTACCCGGACGTGGTGGAGTCCGGCGGCGGCACCGGCACCGCCAACATCAAGTCCCACCACAACGTCGGCGGCCTCCCCGAGGACCTGACGTTCGAGCTGGTGGAGCCGCTGCGGAAGCTGTTCAAGGACGAGGTCCGCATGGTCGGCCAGGAGCTGGGCCTGCCGGACGAGATCGTCCACCGCCAGCCCTTCCCCGGCCCCGGCCTGGGCATCCGCATCGTCGGCGAGGTCACCAGGGAGCGCCTGGACCTGCTGCGCGAGGCCGACGCCATCGCCCGTGAGGAGCTGACCGCCGCCGGCCTGGACCGCGACATCTGGCAGTGCCCGGTGGTGCTGCTCGCCGACGTCCGCTCCGTCGGCGTCCAGGGCGACGGCCGCACCTACGGCCACCCGGTCGTGCTGCGCCCGGTCTCCTCGGAGGACGCGATGACCGCCGACTGGACGCGCCTGCCGTACGAGACGCTGGCCCGCATCTCGACCCGCATCACCAACGAGGTCGCCGACGTCAACCGCGTGGTGCTGGACGTCACCAGCAAGCCGCCGGGGACCATCGAGTGGGAGTGACGCCTCCCGCGCCCTCCTGAACGCCGGCGCCCGCGCCGCCGCTCACCCTTTCGAGCGGCGGCGCGGGCGTTTCCGGCTGGATCCGCTGGGGCGAGGCCGAGAATCCCGCCCATGGGAGGGACCGCGACACCAAGCCCCACAAGTACGCCCGCGCCGGCATCCACCACGACCGGCCGAGGCTCGCCGTCCCCTTCGACATCGACATCGACCTCACCGCGATCGACCGGCTGTAGGCCGGCCGGTCACCGGATCCTGGTCATCACCGAGTCGTAGCCCCCGCCGCCGGGGTAGACCCAGGCGCCGGTCAGGGAGTCGCCGTCCGCCTCGAAGGTGCCCCGGAAGTACGCGGGGGAGCCCTTCTCGCCGGCCCAGATGGTCAGGGTGTCGCCGTCGGGTTCGTAGACGTAGTCGAAGGTGTTGCCCTGGCTGTCGTAGAAGCGGGAGCGGATGTCCTCGCTCGGCCGCTCGGCGCCGAAGGGCCGCTCCCGGCCGATCACCTCCAGCCCGGTGACACGCTGCCCGTACTGCTCCAGTTCGACGTCCTGGATCAGGAAGAAGCCGCCCTCCATCCATCGGTAGGTGACGGTGCCCTCCGCGCCCCCGGTCACCTTCCAGGTGCCGGTCAGCCGGTCCAGCGCCCGGAGCCGCTCGTCCGGCCGCGCGGCCTGCGTGGTGTCCGTGTTCTCGACCATGACGGGTTCCCTTCCGGAGGTTCGTCGCGCCGCCGTGTGCGCGGTGTTGCGGTGTCGCTCGTGTGACGGGCGGCTCCGGGGAAAGGAATCGACCGGCCAAAGTGATCCGGGTCACATGTCGATGTCCGCGGGGGACAGGGAGAGCGGGAGGCCGGCGGCGGGCAGCACCTCC carries:
- a CDS encoding serine/threonine-protein kinase encodes the protein MTYEDRGREPTSYDLQPPVAPGRPAGGPGAVGDRHDAPTRTVSGHPEPSGPPTAPGRPAPSGRPPRPAPPTGHADPGQRPAGPDGERVVGGRYRLVSRLGHGGMGTVWLAHDEVVGRDVAVKEPRLPDHLTEAERQTAYQRMRREARAAAGIDHPSVVTVHDVVVEDGRPWIVMELVRGRSLADVLSEGTVEPKEAARVGLAVLGALASAHEAGVLHRDVKPDNVLLGQHGRVVLTDFGIAQVEGERKLTETGAFVGSPEYIAPERVLGRRAGPESDLWSLGVVLYAAVEGMSPFRRSTAPATLQAVLSAEPQVPARASGALGALIMRLLRKDPAARPDAGEVRQDLESVARPHRPSAAARAPGGGRLRGVGRALRTSRSAQAGTGGAVAVVLAVVLALLWPVDDGLPDGWRTYDETRLVGASLAAPSDYTRSVNDNRVTLTSPDKTFVVWIQRERDNWASPLGEANEQLEFYRDKPYDSDMEEVEGRVVEKEYRGRPRAAELSVTYRPRNDEEAARLRRREFHYVSPEAVSWRLVVQMPAAGQSGRTGEEMYERIVAHLELDRGE
- a CDS encoding succinic semialdehyde dehydrogenase, producing MTDSPATAAAGPDRTGRPPRTEPAEPAGAPGAGPAAPTTVDNPVAATPAGARAAADVVTDELVARLTRDVAGSGATACHTPFTGERLAALPESSPADVAEAFARARAAQRAWAARPVRERAAVLLRFHDLLLRRQSEVLDLVQLETGKARLHAHEEVQAVAVAARHYGRKAAAYLRARRHTGAIPVLTRVRELRVPRGVVGQIAPWNYPLELSVGDALPAFAAGNAVVMKPDTETALTALWARDVLVEAGLPADVWQIVIGEGPVVGPAVVDHADYVSFTGSTRTGREVAQRAAFRLVGCSLELGGKNAMLVLEDADLERAVDGAVRGAFSSAGQLCISIERLYVHASIADAFTERFVARARALRLGTALAYGADLGSLVSERQLETVIRHVADAVAKGAKVLTGGRPRPDVGPLFHEPTILEGVTSSMAVCAEETFGPVVAIHRFTDEDEAVELANATPYGLNASVWTRNARRGRAIAARLRTGTVNVNEGYAAAYGSVQAPMGGMGDSGVGRRHGSEGILKYTEAQTIAHQRLMPMAPSFGMDDERYAAFMNLSLRALKAFRFR
- a CDS encoding FAD-dependent oxidoreductase; this encodes MSRPQDRATEKQSESAYDYDVIVVGSGFGGSVSALRLTEKGYRVGVLEAGRRFTRQTLPKTSWDLRNYLWAPALGLYGIQRIHLMDKVMILAGAGVGGGSLNYANTLYVPPPAFFTDRQWGHITDWQEELAPYYDQATRMLGVRLNPTTTPSDVHLRAAAEKMGVGDTFHLAPVGVFFGDGEDAGGKARAEPGEEVPDPYFGGAGPSRRACTECGECMTGCRHGAKNSLTENYLYLAEKAGATIHPMTTVTEIAEDGEGGFTVTTVPTARRRRGGRTVLRCERVVVAAGTYGTQTLLHRMRDTGVLPRISPKLGELTRTNSEALVGSLTTERRYRKKYGPDATLDFTRGVAITSSIHPNENTHIEPVRYGKGSNAMGMLSVIQVPHGGRLPKPLALVAQCLRHPVQTLRALSNRRWSERTIIGLVMQTLDNSLTTYRRTRGPGKGLLTARQGHGAPNPDHIPEGAEAARLVAEDINGFPGTNVGELMGTPLTAHFLGGCPIGASAEEGVIDPYHRLYGHPGISVVDGAAVSANLGVNPSLTITAQAERAMSLWPNKGEPDPRPAQGTGYVRVPVVAPRRPAVPEEAFAALRLPLLPVPAVPPRKAEPAGAGEAEPAGT
- a CDS encoding chorismate mutase; its protein translation is MTTTTTVTTTATTPTTAATTTAAADRGARPDPGVDAAGPEERIAGDRDRIDDLDRRIIELIRERVEVSARIQRTRIEAGGRRVNLSREMEVLTHYRERLGRPGTSLAMTLLELCRGRV
- the guaA gene encoding glutamine-hydrolyzing GMP synthase encodes the protein MAPEPTEPTAAPDTVLVVDFGAQYAQLIARRVREARIYSEIVPSTMPVEEMLAKDPKAIILSGGPASVYAEDAPGIDRALFEAGVPVFGMCYGFQLMAQALGGTVDNTGRREYGGTPLTVTKPGSTLFEGTPVEQSVWMSHGDACSAAPEGFAVTAATDGVPVAAFENDERRLYGVQYHPEVMHSTHGQQVLEHFLYRGAGLRPTWTAANVVEEQVAAIRAQIGTKRAICGLSGGVDSAVAAALVQKAIGSRLTCVYVDHGLMRKGESEQVEKDFVAATGVQLKVVDAEKRFLDALAGVSDPEQKRKIIGREFIRVFEQAASEIVAEAGSGDDAVEFLVQGTLYPDVVESGGGTGTANIKSHHNVGGLPEDLTFELVEPLRKLFKDEVRMVGQELGLPDEIVHRQPFPGPGLGIRIVGEVTRERLDLLREADAIAREELTAAGLDRDIWQCPVVLLADVRSVGVQGDGRTYGHPVVLRPVSSEDAMTADWTRLPYETLARISTRITNEVADVNRVVLDVTSKPPGTIEWE